In Bufo gargarizans isolate SCDJY-AF-19 chromosome 6, ASM1485885v1, whole genome shotgun sequence, a single genomic region encodes these proteins:
- the LOC122942227 gene encoding LOW QUALITY PROTEIN: centrosome-associated protein CEP250-like (The sequence of the model RefSeq protein was modified relative to this genomic sequence to represent the inferred CDS: inserted 4 bases in 2 codons; deleted 5 bases in 5 codons; substituted 1 base at 1 genomic stop codon): protein MTQGAELGRDWLALQRELQNSLEAQKRQAVLVEKLQAKVVQYRDRYQDLQQSQEFSLSRGELELEKALRKLEEEQQRCASLAAVNSLLRGDLVQTQESHKLLGEDIHKLTTDWSSSIQELERKEGEWQAEREVYKGHIQGERSRLLRLWTEVVTFHRHFNELKTATERDLSELRAEWTRCVRLLQTSYSCLISWKPQNPGKITEPPKYLLVTWGHGIESVEMTGQVEGASVKDSMLDTCGHKEESSKSLIEATQVEVQTKTLYQQRLEEDLKLLSSQFDATEQNASLLKSQLVTAEQEERTMRLNLETAHEEAGTLRTQLVAAEQEADTMRTQLVAAEQEADTMRTQLVAAEQEADTMRTQLVAAEQEADTMRTQLVAAEEEASMMTTELVAAQQEAITMRIQLIASEEEASMMRTQLVAAEQEASMMRTQLVAAEQETSMMRTQLVAAEQEANTTMSRVQAEKQEEHTNIWSLQLDREEQERTTNTFQLETPPQETNVIRLPLMVASKETSTATSLLETTLPSTLSPPLASTYLMTSLLETTPLETSKLMSLLETTRQDVSMAGQEVDLVEMSRADPLGDKAQSRLQFILSKEDLIRSSESEINSLTSKVQASEQDTHSLTVQLEASRQEVRSLEIKAQETETCRGHVEKLEKEVSSLRAELEERSQEVELLRSSLTTQEMEEETRLHSMERELQEIQXVELGGLLTAVQSERSDLLHDLVLLREELLRSRLEASLSQDERSGLQGALLKAERQIAGQMVEQSRHRAEVDDLQDAVAKMGDLNRALSLDKVELNSLLLQREKELKSIGELLQESQREIGNAQQRLQQCEEERSQHMVELGKGQRLLQDCEVARESLETELSYIRLERDRLQAELKQERESLRKDQDQLSQDAEALSREKSTLTVQLGVSERECLELREKLGDLQIMKQCLEKSVFASQERSSQLEIRCGQLDLKVQTIAQSKKTVQDELSLLYAEQDALQKRCLALSQRLSDLEEEKEAAIVRREELELSLGELNTLRDRLEQEKSLRQVTEERVNKLQREKQNELDKATIVQKQLEEEISKLGDNLKICQSDKETALENLERQVLMKSEQDREIEIIKETLKECREEKKRALAALTNQADSLEEIERQITELRENIQECNGEKETALTSAALLQLTIQEKERELKTCKESIMQLQQEKETVVNKLQQQIQSFKETELRMTKRVEECEVQKELAVKAEYHSLLIVAERDREIDTLIAKMSVVQGEKETLVEKFSVDAIEAEQKQTALKELLRQCQEERETKVNALLQNVGERDKELVTLRERLKDQQAEKESTLEEVGHQAMLLKESDSLIESFRSRMVECEFEKDQLSVNYRECQENIATLKETIKEYSEEKERALAALTNQADSLEEIERQITELRENIQECNGEKETALTSAALLQLTIQEKERELKTCKESIMQLQQEKETVVNKLQQQTQSFKETELRMTKRIEECEVQKELAVKAEYHSLLILAERDREIDTLIAKMSVVQGEKEILVEQFSVDATEAEQKQTALKELLRQCQEEQETKVNALLQNVGELDKELVTLRERLKDQQAEKESTLEEVGHQAMLLKESDSLIESLRSRMVECEFEKDQLAVNYRECKENIATLKETIKEYMEEKETLSALLQSQTEGIKDRENEIKLLKETMFNVQKDKEMICSDLAFHTKTLKEKDEAHVVLQQTLRDRLQEKEHQRLDIEQQKSEIMSLEEKLRRCQHDKSVVEARMEDLALQKDSIEKEANMEEKLLREKVSEYSQALKEKELAVEVLERKYERERESLNRRLETLSLSLKENERELQELGRLEIKNRDLERKLSEVLNERQLVEEQRERDNKAFKERLQDLSRTLLEKESEADRERMQLNRVNSDLDVRVEELLHILKEKDIQEQKNIVKIQDLKLELEQVQYVLVEKQKEAEDARIQSDRERLTLKQQIAELSRALADREVHDEEREEHLNALNIRLDQMSQDLMGKTVEFAQGEEERKELQKWVTELSQALIGEMFLDQEDDRALTDRLKLLGKALKDRERQCEQAKIEKDSLKERVAKLSQILIEKEHELEEAEDKMRSLGQEISELGQVLVKKEDEVRNEELNSKEEKSLLRQSVSRLSHSLTEKKIEIEEKEVEITFLKIRSKKSDKEDSFIELEKRSQSKRLSEMSQVLLEKKIEADNKDLKIISLEDKMAELRQVLISKEYELKEEITRNEHENKALRQKVEELSQTLLERSHHADFASMEIKLLKNKKEELEGQLVENKREMEERERQILEDKVSQRQKVTALTESVIEKNREVDDKEMQVKLLKKKTEELRQRLHEKEQENKEEERRHEEELKSLRKRVTELSSSIAQKESEAGEVKTMKETIRELKQMLADKEQDRESEKRECDEERKTLQQKLRDVSQALVKKEQKYDVVKLEVETLKKKIEELSLLILEKEGXKIQEENRIGEEEKTSLKQRVKELSKALGEKEQEAAETKLESKYLRDRLEEGSQVLVHREEEVKEEKKRNEEEKNVMRERITAMSQSLVEKSHEADRTKMEMNSLREKLEELXLRRNEAMIHDANIEEQNTILSQNVEGLSQNLKAKVREVNVLQTDLTSLRDKVGELKQSLTLKEQEIQEKEICYETEKRTLKEKVTNLAKALGSKETEVEEMVGNIEYLKEKNEKVVNEKKLHEEEKTTLQNQIIRLSQTLSEKQEKTEGMEREMRLLREQIEQLRQDSVDKGQESKMHEEEKNVLRQKVLKLVHTAEEKEKKIDTMVIEKNALKAKIGELRQAMVIQDQDRRKKTRDEENETYFRQSRETEYQGLEKTETDVLDLDVQEDGKKPLSDKTVAGERRQLEEHLQVLQTFTHVKSETASAKSTEGLNLIGKRKLLENQHEDPVFLEISYPHEETNIQELITEIKALYHERDDAQKREVDLKMKLMKAETALRRMEAEEITLRQKFLDSSTSVDVLSGKNDDSLQRRLQVLQEAVARLENDKSLLENQTLHLSETLREVEFERRNLRRELRKLNASTVQQSTQEDSVDSSTSWPGVAELQQQISFLKSQLEKERGHRSWYIHRCARTTDDLMSLRHNLTRSLAAVTSDTRPQVLERETIRLDDTLNRSLGLPTT, encoded by the exons ATGACGCAGGGGGCGGAGCTGGGCCGGGACTGGCTGGCGctgcagagggagctgcagaactCGCTAGAAGCTCAGAAGAGGCAGGCGGTCCTGGTGGAGAAATTACAGGCAAAG GTTGTACAGTACAGAGATCGCTACCAGGATCTGCAGCAGAGCCAAGAATTCAGTCTG AGCCGGGGGGAACTGGAGTTGGAGAAAGCTCTTCGAAAGTTGGAAGAAGAACAGCAGAG ATGTGCGAGCTTGGCTGCGGTAAACTCTCTGCTGAGGGGAGATCTGGTGCAGACCCAGGAGTCTCATAAGCTGCTGGGGGAAGACATTCACAAACTGACCACCGACTGGTCCAGCTCCATCCAAGAACTGGAGAGAAAGGAGGGAGAATGGCAAGCCGAGAGAGAG GTTTATAAAGGTCATATACAGGGTGAGCGCTCCCGTCTCCTGCGACTGTGGACTGAAGTGGTCACATTTCATCGACATTTTAATGAACTAAAGACGGCAACAGAAAg ggatTTATCTGAATTGCGTGCCGAATGGACAAGATGTGTCCGCCTTCTACAAACTTCATATTCCTGTCTTATCTCATGGAAGCCACAGAATCCTGGAAAAATCACGGAGCCCCCAAAGTACCTTCTTGTTACCTGGGGCCATGGGATAGAGTCAGTAGAGATGACCGGACAGGTGGAAGGAGCATCCGTGAAGGATTCTATGTTAGATACATGTGGACATAAAGAGGAATCATCAAAATCACTAATTGAGGCCACGCAAGTGGAAGTGCAAACCAAAACCTTGTACCAACAGAGACTGGAGGAGGACCTAAAGTTGCTTAGTTCTCAATTTGATGCAACAGAGCAAAATGCCAGCTTGTTGAAGTCACAGCTGGtgacagcagagcaggaagaaagAACAATGAGGTTGAATTTGGAGACTGCACATGAAGAAGCAGGCACCCTGAGGACTCAGCTggtggcagcagagcaggaagcagACACCATGAGGACTCAGCTggtggcagcagagcaggaagcagACACCATGAGGACTCAGCTggtggcagcagagcaggaagcagACACCATGAGGACTCAGCTggtggcagcagagcaggaagcagACACCATGAGGACTCAGCTGgtggcagcagaagaggaagcaagcATGATGACAACAGAACTGGTGGCAGCTCAACAGGAAGCAATCACGATGAGGATACAGCTTATTGCATCAGAAGAGGAAGCAAGCATGATGAGGACTCAGCTGGTGGCAGCAGAACAGGAAGCAAGCATGATGAGGACTCAGCTGGTGGCAGCAGAACAGGAAACAAGCATGATGAGGACTCAGCTGGTGGCAGCAGAACAGGAAGCAAACACGACAATGTCTCGAGTGCAAGCAGAGAAACAGGAAGAACACACAAACATATGGAGTTTGCAGCTTGACAGAGAGGAACAAGAAAGAACCACCAACACATTCCAGCTGGAGACGCCACCACAGGAAACAAACGTAATAAGATTACCTTTAATGGTGGCTTCAAAGGAGACTAGCACTGCGACATCACTACTAGAGACAACACTTCCAAGCACGCTATCACCACCGCTAGCATCAACTtatctgatgacatcactgctagAGACCACGCCTCTTGAAACTAGCAAGCTGATGTCACTGCTGGAGACAACTCGACAGGACGTTAGTATGGCAGGGCAGGAAGTAGATTTAGTGGAGATGTCACGTGCGGACCCATTAGGCGACAAGGCGCAGTCAAGATTACAATTCATTCTATCAAAAGAGGACTTAATTAGGTCGTCAGAGTCCGAGATAAATTCGCTGACGTCAAAGGTTCAAGCATCTGAGCAGGATACACATTCATTAACGGTGCAGCTGGAGGCTTCGCGGCAAGAAGTGCGTTCACTGGAGATAAAGGCGCAGGAAACGGAAACGTGCAGAGGACATGTTGAAAAGCTGGAAAAGGAAGTAAGTTCTTTAAGGGCGGAGCTGGAAGAGCGGTCTCAAGAGGTGGAGCTGCTGAGGTCAAGCTTGACGACACAGGAAATGGAAGAAGAAACGCGACTTCACAGCATGGAGCGGGAGCTGCAGGAGATTCAGTAAGTAGAAC TCGGCGGTCTCTTGACTGCTGTGCAGTCTGAGCGCTCTGATCTACTCCACGATTTAGTGCTGCTGCGGGAAGAGCTGCTGCGCTCTCGTCTTGAAGCCAGTTTGTCTCAAGATGAAAGGAGCGGCTTGCAGGGCGCTCTCCTCAAG GCAGAAAGGCAGATAGCTGGGCAGATGGTGGAGCAGAGCCGACACAGGGCCGAGGTGGAC GACCTCCAAGACGCAGTCGCT AAGATGGGAGACTTGAATCGAGCCTTGTCTTTAGATAAAGTGGAACTGAACAGTCTCTTGCTGCAG AGGGAAAAAGAGCTGAAGTCTATCGGAGAACTTCTGCAAGAGTCACAGAGGGAGATTGGGAACGCCCAGCAGCGTTTACAGCAATGTGAGGAGGAACGTTCCCAGCATATGGTGGAGCTCGGCAAGGGACAGCGCCTCCTGCAGGACTGCGAAGTAGCAAGAGAAAGCCTGGAAACAGAGCTGTCGTACATCCGGCTGGAGAGAGACAGACTGCAGGCTGAGCTGAAACAG GAAAGAGAGAGCCTGCGGAAGGATCAGGACCAGTTATCTCAGGACGCAGAAGCTTTGAGTCGTGAAAAGTCCACGCTCACCGTACAACTCGGAGTGAGCGAGAGGGAGTGTCTGGAACTAAGAGAAAAGCTAGGAGACCTCCA GATCATGAAACAGTGTCTGGAGAAATCAGTGTTTGCATCTCAGGAAAGATCATCTCAGCTGGAGATTAGATGCGGCCAACTGGACCTGAAAGTTCAGACAATCGCTCAGTCCAAGAAAACCGTCCAAG ATGAGCTTTCTCTCTTGTACGCCGAGCAGGACGCCTTACAGAAGCGATGTCTTGCTCTTTCTCAGAGGCTTTCTGACTTGGAAGAAGAGAAAGAGGCAGCAATAGTACGGAGAGAGGAACTGGAGCTAAGCTTG GGAGAATTAAACACCTTGAGAGACCGTCTGGAGCAAGAGAAGAGTCTGAGACAGGTTACTGAAGAGCGTGTCAATAAATTGCAGAGAGAGAAGCAGAATGAGCTGGATAAAGCAACCATCGTACAGAAGCAATTGGAAGAGGAAATTTCCAAACTCGGGGACAACCTGAAAATATGTCAGTCAGACAAAGAGACAGCTTTGGAGAACTTAGAGCGACAAGTGCTAATGAAAAGTGAACAGGACCGTGAAATTGAGATTATCAAAGAGACCTTGAAAGAATGTCgggaagaaaaaaagagagcCCTGGCTGCACTGACAAACCAAGCGGATAGTTTAGAAGAGATTGAGAGGCAGATTACAGAACTAAGAGAGAATATTCAGGAGTGCAACGGGGAGAAGGAGACTGCTTTAACTTCAGCTGCTCTACTCCAATTGACCATACAAGAAAAAGAACGTGAACTCAAGACTTGTAAGGAGAGCATAATGCAACTCCAACAAGAGAAAGAGACGGTGGTCAATAAATTACAGCAACAGATCCAGAGCTTTAAGGAGACTGAGCTGCGAATGACAAAGCGTGTCGAAGAGTGTGAAGTTCAGAAAGAGCTTGCAGTAAAAGCAGAATACCACAGTCTCCTGATAGTAGCAGAAAGGGATCGAGAAATTGATACCTTGATTGCCAAGATGAGCGTGGTTCAAGGAGAGAAGGAGACACTCGTTGAGAAGTTCTCTGTTGATGCTATCGAGGCAGAGCAGAAACAGACAGCTCTAAAGGAGCTTCTCAGACAGTGTCAAGAAGAACGAGAAACCAAGGTGAATGCATTGCTGCAAAATGTGGGAGAACGGGATAAAGAATTGGTGACTTTAAGAGAGCGTCTGAAGGATCAGCAGGCAGAGAAAGAGAGCACACTTGAAGAAGTAGGCCATCAAGCTATGTTGTTAAAAGAGAGTGACTCTCTGATTGAATCTTTCCGATCCAGAATGGTAGAGTGCGAGTTTGAGAAAGACCAGCTCTCTGTGAATTACAGAGAGTGCCAGGAAAATATAGCAACTTTAAAAGAGACTATTAAAGAGTACTCGGAAGAAAAAGAGAGAGCCCTGGCTGCACTGACAAACCAAGCGGATAGTTTAGAAGAGATTGAGAGGCAGATTACAGAACTAAGAGAGAATATTCAGGAGTGCAACGGGGAGAAGGAGACTGCTTTAACTTCAGCCGCTCTACTCCAATTGACCATACAAGAAAAAGAACGTGAACTCAAGACTTGTAAAGAGAGCATAATGCAACTCCAACAAGAGAAAGAGACGGTGGTCAATAAATTACAGCAACAGACCCAGAGCTTTAAGGAGACTGAGCTGCGAATGACAAAGCGTATCGAAGAGTGTGAAGTTCAGAAAGAGCTTGCAGTAAAAGCAGAATACCACAGTCTCCTGATATTAGCAGAAAGGGATCGAGAAATTGATACCTTGATTGCCAAGATGAGCGTGGTTCAAGGAGAGAAGGAAATACTCGTTGAGCAGTTCTCTGTTGATGCTACCGAGGCAGAGCAGAAACAGACAGCTCTAAAGGAGCTTCTCAGACAGTGTCAAGAAGAACAAGAAACCAAGGTGAATGCATTGCTGCAAAACGTGGGAGAACTGGATAAAGAATTGGTGACTTTAAGAGAGCGTCTGAAAGATCAGCAGGCAGAGAAAGAGAGCACACTTGAAGAAGTAGGCCATCAAGCTATGTTGTTAAAAGAGAGTGACTCTCTGATTGAATCTTTACGATCCAGAATGGTAGAGTGCGAGTTCGagaaagatcagctcgctgtgaATTACAGAGAGTGCAAGGAAAACATAGCAACTTTAAAAGAGACTATTAAAGAGTACATGGAAGAAAAAGAGACGTTGTCTGCTTTGTTGCAGTCTCAAACTGAGGGAATTAAAGACCGAGAAAATGAGATAAAATTGTTGAAGGAGACTATGTTTAATGTTCAAAAAGATAAAGAAATGATCTGTAGTGATTTAGCGTTTCACACCAAAACTTTGAAAGAGAAAGACGAAGCTCATGTGGTGCTGCAACAGACACTACGAGACCGCCTGCAAGAAAAGGAGCATCAACGATTAGATATAGAACAGCAGAAAAGCGAGATTATGAGCCTGGAAGAGAAGTTACGGAGGTGCCAACATGATAAATCTGTGGTAGAAGCTAGAATGGAAGATTTGGCATTGCAGAAAGACTCCATAGAGAAGGAAGCAAATATGGAGGAAAAACTTTTGAGGGAAAAAGTGTCTGAGTATTCTCAGGCCTTAAAGGAAAAAGAACTAGCGGTTGAAGTTTTAGAAAGGAAGTATGAGAGAGAGCGTGAATCGCTAAATAGGAGGCTAGAGACGCTGTCACTCTCTTTAAAAGAGAATGAAAGAGAATTACAGGAGTTGGGAAGACTTGAGATCAAAAATAGAGATTTGGAGAGGAAACTGTCAGAGGTCCTAAATGAAAGACAGCTGGTTGAGGAACAGAGGGAAAGGGACAACAAGGCC TTTAAAGAAAGGTTACAAGATTTATCCCGGACTTTGCTAGAGAAAGAGTCTGAGGCTGATAGAGAAAGAATGCAGTTAAACAgggttaacagtgacttggatGTTAGAGTCGAAGAGCTGTTACATATCCTTAAGGAGAAAGACATTCAAGAACAAAAGAATATAGTGAAAATACAAGATCTGAAACTGGAACTAGAACAAGTACAATATGTTCTGGTAGAGAAGCAAAAAGAGGCAGAAGATGCCAGAATCCAGAGTGATAGAGAGAGACTGACTCTAAAACAGCAGATTGCAGAACTGTCTCGAGCACTCGCAGACAGAGAGGTCCATgatgaggagagagaagagcaCTTGAATGCTTTGAATATTAGATTAGACCAAATGAGTCAGGACTTAATGGGTAAAACTGTTGAATTTGCACAAGGGGAAGAAGAAAGAAAGGAACTGCAGAAATGGGTAACAGAACTTTCCCAGGCTCTTATTGGAGAGATGTTTTTAGATCAAGAAGATGATCGAGCTTTAACTGATAGACTAAAATTGCTTGGAAAGGCTTTGAAAGATAGAGAGCGACAGTGCGAACAAGCAAAAATTGAGAAAGAC AGTCTGAAGGAAAGAGTAGCAAAACTTTCTCAAATTCTTATAGAAAAGGAACACGAGTTAGAAGAGGCAGAAGATAAGATGAGATCGTTGGGACAGGAAATAAGTGAACTGGGGCAAGTTCTTGTAAAAAAAGAAGACGAGGTAAGGAATGAAGAGCTAAATAGTAAGGAAGAGAAGTCGTTACTGAGACAGAGTGTATCTCGGCTGTCTCACAGTCTTACAGAGAAAAAGATAGAgatagaggagaaggaagttgAAATTACATTTCTAAAGATAAGATCAAAGAAATCAGACAA AGAAGATAGCTTTATCGAGCTAGAAAAAAGGTCTCAGAGCAAGAGACTATCAGAAATGTCTCAGGTTTTATTAGAAAAGAAAATTGAAGCAGATAACAAAGACCTAAAAATTATATCTCTGGAAGACAAGATGGCGGAGCTTCGACAGGTTTTAATAAGTAAGGAGTATGAGCTCAAAGAGGAGATAACCCGAAACGAACATGAAAATAAAGCCCTTAGACAAAAAGTTGAAGAACTTTCACAGACTTTACTGGAAAGAAGTCATCATGCAGATTTTGCAAGCATGGAAATAAAACTATTGAAAAATAAGAAGGAAGAACTTGAAGGACAGTTGGTAGAGAATAAAAGAGAAATGGAAGAAAGAGAGAGACAGATTCTAGAAGATAAGGTGTCTCAAAGACAGAAAGTAACAGCGCTTACTGAGTCTGTAATAGAGAAGAACAGAGAAGTGGATGATAAAGAGATGCAGGTAAAGCTTCTGAAAAAGAAGACTGAAGAATTGAGACAACGCCTGCATGAAAAAGAGCAGGAAAATAAGGAAGAAGAACGGCGACACGAGGAAGAGTTGAAAAGTCTGAGGAAAAGAGTGACTGAACTATCTTCATCTATAGCACAAAAGGAGAGCGAAGCAGGTGAGGTAAAGACTATGAAAGAAACAATAAGAGAACTCAAGCAAATGCTTGCAGATAAGGAACAAGACAGGGAATCTGAAAAAAGAGAGTGCGATGAAGAGAGGAAGACTCTACAGCAGAAGTTAAGGGATGTTTCCCAGGCTTTAGTCAAGAAAGAGCAAAAATATGATGTAGTTAAACTGGAGGTGGAAACTctgaaaaagaaaatagaagAGCTAAGCCTCCTCATACTAGAGAAAGAAGG TAAGATTCAAGAGGAAAACAGAATAGGTGAAGAAGAGAAGACATCCTTGAAGCAAAGAGTGAAAGAACTCTCCAAAGCTTTGGGTGAGAAGGAGCAAGAGGCTGCTGAGACAAAATTAGAAAGTAAATATCTAAGAGACAGGCTAGAAGAAGGTAGTCAGGTCTTGGTA CATAGGGAGGAAGAGGTCAAGGAGGAAAAGAAACGCAACGAGGAAGAGAAGAACGTTATGAGAGAAAGAATAACAGCCATGTCCCAGTCTTTAGTAGAGAAGAGCCATGAAGCAGATAGGACCAAGATGGAGATGAACTCTCTTAGAGAGAAGCTAGAAGAGCT ACTGAGGAGGAATGAAGCAATGATCCATGATGCAAATATTGAAGAGCAAAATACTATTTTAAGCCAGAATGTGGAAGGACTTTCTCAGAATTTAAAAGCAAAAGTAAGAGAAGTTAATGTTCTCCAAACTGATCTGACATCTCTGAGAGATAAGGTAGGAGAACTAAAGCAATCTCTGACTCTTAAAGAACAAGAAATTCAAGAGAAGGAAATATGCTATGAAACAGAGAAGAGAACTTTAAAAGAAAAGGTGACCAATCTTGCTAAAGCTTTAGGAAGTAAAGAAACAGAAGTAGAAGAAATGGTAGGAAATATTGAATACTTGAAAGAAAAGAATGAGAAGGTAGTAAATGAGAAAAAATTACACGAGGAAGAAAAGACAACTCTGCAGAATCAAATAATCAGACTTTCGCAAACTCTGTCGGAGAAGCAGGAGAAAACAGAAGGAATGGAAAGGGAGATGAGGCTACTGAGGGAACAGATTGAGCAGCTAAGACAGGATTCAGTAGATAAAGGGCAAGAGAGCAAGATGCACGAAGAAGAGAAAAATGTCCTAAGGCAGAAAGTGTTAAAACTTGTTCACACTGCAgaagaaaaagagaagaaaatagACACAATGGTTATTGAGAAGAATGCTCTTAAAGCAAAGATCGGAGAACTAAGACAAGCCATGGTGATtcaagatcaagacagaagaaaGAAAACCCGAGATGAAGAAAATGAGACATATTTCAGACAGAGTCGAGAGACTGAATACCAAGGTTTAGAGAAAACTGAGACTGATGTTTTGGATTTGGATGTTCAAGAAGATGGAAAGAAACCTTTATCTGACAAGACAGTTGCCGGAGAAAGGAGACAACTGGAGGAACATTTACAAGTCTTGCAAACATTTACACATGTCAAATCAGAGACCGCATCGGCAAAGTCCACAGAAGGCTTAAATTTGATTGGTAAGAGAAAGTTGCTAGAAAACCAACATGAGGACCCTGTGTTTCTAGAGATCAGCTATCCACACGAGGAGACCAATATACAAGAGCTGATAACAGAAATTAAAGCACTGTATCATGAGAGAGATGATGCCCAGAAGAGGGAAGTGGATCTTAAAATGAAGTTGATGAAAGCAGAAACGGCACTAAGACGTATGGAGGCTGAAGAGATCACGCTGAGGCAGAAGTTTCTG GATTCTTCTACATCTGTAGATGTTTTAAGTGGAAAGAATGACGACTCTCTGCAAAGGAGGCTGCAGGTCCTGCAGGAGGCTGTTGCGAGGTTGGAAAACGACAAATCTTTATTGGAAAACCAAACCCTACATTTGAGCGAGACACTACGAGAA GTGGAGTTTGAGCGGAGGAACCTCCGGAGGGAGCTGCGTAAGCTCAATGCTTCAACAGTGCAGCAGTCAACACAAGAG GATTCTGTTGATTCTTCTACATCTTGGCCAGGCGTGGCAGAGCTACAACAACAG ATCTCCTTTTTAAAGTCACAGCTGGAGAAAGAACGCGGACATCGTTCCTGGTATATACACAGATGTGCCCGCACCACTGACGATCTTATGAGCCTGAGACACAATCTGACTCGTTCACTGGCGGCAGTGACCTCTGATACTAGACCTCAGGTACTGGAGAGGGAAACTATCCGACTGGATGACACATTAAACCGCAGCCTTGGCCTTCCGACAACCTGA